In Bacillus sp. FJAT-45037, the following are encoded in one genomic region:
- a CDS encoding lysophospholipid acyltransferase family protein — translation MIKADKQAWFQSMLHAYNKYWLLRRNFYTVHLNGRVPETDRPILLIANHSSWWDGLISFYLSEQHIKHDCYAMMGEDGLKEFPFFRKIGAFSVNPNNPRSLLQSLRYGKDKLARNQAVWMFPQGAEQHLEKRPLDFMGGVAYLLEDRPDVLVVPVTYYYTFMHEQQPELFIQIGTAIEHSDLGADRTSKTVYLETYITKQLDHQKERLIQGNIEDYQPVITGRRTVSEWLQSYRTNRRNE, via the coding sequence ATGATCAAAGCCGATAAACAAGCATGGTTTCAATCTATGCTACATGCTTACAATAAATATTGGCTTCTTCGCAGAAATTTTTATACGGTTCATCTAAACGGTCGTGTCCCTGAAACCGATCGACCTATTCTACTCATTGCCAATCATTCTAGTTGGTGGGATGGTCTTATCTCTTTCTACCTTTCAGAGCAGCATATTAAACATGATTGTTACGCAATGATGGGAGAAGACGGCTTGAAGGAGTTCCCTTTTTTCCGCAAAATCGGTGCCTTTTCTGTGAATCCGAATAATCCTAGGTCATTACTTCAATCGCTTCGCTATGGCAAAGACAAGCTTGCTAGAAATCAAGCGGTCTGGATGTTTCCTCAAGGCGCTGAACAACATTTAGAAAAGCGACCACTCGATTTCATGGGTGGTGTTGCTTATTTGCTTGAAGATCGCCCTGATGTGTTAGTCGTTCCTGTGACGTATTACTACACGTTCATGCATGAACAACAACCCGAATTATTTATTCAGATCGGCACAGCAATTGAACATTCTGACTTAGGAGCTGACCGCACAAGCAAGACAGTATATTTAGAAACTTACATTACGAAACAGTTAGACCATCAAAAAGAACGACTGATTCAAGGAAACATTGAGGATTATCAACCCGTGATAACAGGAAGACGAACGGTCAGTGAATGGTTGCAATCCTATCGAACGAACCGGAGGAACGAATGA
- a CDS encoding YycC family protein, with product MKPLQISAETAQKLSKSLNVPIEQIMHMPQHILLAKLAELEQEKK from the coding sequence ATGAAACCTTTACAAATTTCAGCAGAAACCGCCCAAAAACTGTCTAAGTCATTAAATGTACCAATTGAGCAAATCATGCATATGCCACAGCATATCTTACTAGCTAAGCTAGCAGAGCTTGAACAAGAGAAAAAATAA
- a CDS encoding SDR family oxidoreductase produces MSNKSYPSGQPAQHQERQPGFEEEMDPKPVFDRPSYKGSGKLEGKVALITGGDSGIGRAVAIAFAREGADLVVSYLDEHEDATKTKELVENEGRRCLLFTGDIGDESVCQQLIKKTMDTYNQLDVLVNNAAEQHPQPSIESISAEQLERTFKTNIFSFFYVTKAALPHMKSGASIINTASITAYQGNDQLIDYSATKGAIVAFTRSLSESILKRGIRVNGVAPGPIWTPLIPASFDKEHVASFGKSVPMKRAGQPEELAPSYVYLASEDSSYVSGQMLHVNGGAIVNG; encoded by the coding sequence ATGAGTAATAAATCGTATCCATCAGGTCAACCGGCACAACATCAAGAGAGACAACCTGGCTTCGAGGAGGAAATGGACCCAAAACCGGTATTTGATCGACCGAGTTATAAAGGTAGTGGTAAGTTAGAAGGAAAAGTAGCTCTTATTACCGGTGGAGATAGTGGAATCGGACGAGCTGTTGCGATCGCGTTTGCTCGTGAAGGGGCGGACCTTGTTGTGTCTTATTTAGACGAGCATGAAGATGCGACAAAAACCAAGGAACTAGTGGAGAATGAAGGGCGACGTTGTTTATTATTCACAGGAGATATTGGCGATGAGAGTGTATGCCAGCAGCTCATAAAAAAGACAATGGACACCTATAATCAACTAGATGTACTCGTAAATAATGCTGCCGAACAACATCCGCAACCATCGATTGAGTCGATTAGTGCAGAGCAATTAGAGCGAACATTTAAAACGAATATTTTCTCTTTCTTTTATGTAACGAAAGCGGCCCTACCACATATGAAATCGGGGGCAAGCATTATAAATACAGCTTCCATTACCGCATATCAAGGCAATGATCAACTCATCGATTATTCTGCAACAAAAGGGGCGATTGTTGCATTTACCCGTTCGCTCTCTGAATCGATTCTTAAGAGAGGTATTCGAGTGAATGGTGTAGCTCCTGGGCCAATTTGGACGCCACTTATCCCAGCAAGTTTTGATAAAGAGCATGTTGCATCGTTTGGGAAGAGTGTACCAATGAAGCGAGCGGGACAACCGGAAGAATTAGCCCCTTCCTATGTTTACTTAGCTTCAGAGGATTCTTCGTATGTAAGTGGACAAATGTTACATGTCAACGGAGGAGCTATTGTGAATGGTTAA
- a CDS encoding glycosyltransferase encodes MMIMTLVLVLVFLLGWTIINRSFIPSLPKVVKNNSDSPLISVMVPLRNEERNVQGLIQSFSQLSYPNLEFIFLDDGSDDQTGELLKRWSKTLPNAKILLGKPLPEGWVGKVHACKQLGQAAKGDYLAFIDADIRLAPETFDQSLELLRLKQAGLLTGFPHFPTTSFLSKLLVPLQHMIVILHLPLFMANHSTKPAFTAAHGAFMFFKRQAYVDAGGHEAVKNSLVEDVHLTRAVKRSGHRAILGSVTSSVTCYMYESNQEVWDGFSKNIFPGIGRSIPLAIMLSIFYLLLFVLPLPVAIIGVINSDWLALLPLALTLLIRFYIDWSMKQERWLWVLMPLSAVSLLLVLYRSMYLSIRGYGFTWKGRRYS; translated from the coding sequence ATGATGATTATGACTCTTGTTCTTGTCTTAGTTTTCCTACTAGGTTGGACGATTATTAATCGATCCTTTATCCCGTCCTTACCCAAAGTAGTCAAAAATAACAGTGACTCACCATTAATCTCAGTAATGGTTCCGCTTCGAAATGAAGAACGAAATGTCCAGGGACTTATTCAATCCTTTTCTCAATTATCATACCCAAATCTAGAATTTATCTTTCTAGATGATGGTTCAGACGATCAAACAGGAGAATTGCTTAAGAGATGGAGCAAAACATTGCCCAACGCGAAGATTCTCCTCGGAAAGCCTCTCCCTGAAGGCTGGGTCGGTAAGGTCCATGCGTGCAAGCAATTAGGTCAAGCAGCGAAGGGCGACTATTTAGCATTCATCGATGCTGATATCCGCCTCGCACCTGAAACATTTGATCAATCGCTTGAGTTACTACGACTCAAACAAGCAGGTCTACTGACAGGGTTTCCACATTTCCCAACAACTAGCTTTTTAAGTAAGCTTCTTGTTCCTTTGCAGCACATGATAGTGATCTTGCATTTGCCGCTTTTTATGGCCAATCATTCAACAAAACCAGCTTTTACCGCCGCACATGGTGCTTTTATGTTCTTTAAGCGTCAGGCTTATGTAGATGCTGGAGGGCATGAGGCTGTCAAAAACTCCCTTGTTGAGGATGTTCATCTCACTCGCGCGGTAAAGAGGAGTGGTCACCGAGCGATTCTCGGGTCGGTGACGTCTTCTGTCACTTGCTATATGTATGAATCAAATCAAGAAGTGTGGGACGGCTTCTCAAAAAATATCTTCCCGGGAATTGGTCGGTCGATCCCTCTAGCTATTATGCTATCCATCTTTTATCTATTACTATTTGTACTACCTCTACCGGTTGCGATTATCGGAGTAATAAATAGTGACTGGTTGGCCTTGCTTCCACTAGCACTCACTTTATTGATCCGATTCTACATTGATTGGTCGATGAAGCAAGAAAGATGGCTATGGGTCCTCATGCCACTCTCAGCGGTTAGCCTTCTTCTTGTTCTATATCGCTCGATGTATTTAAGTATACGAGGCTACGGTTTCACTTGGAAGGGACGGCGTTATTCATGA
- a CDS encoding carotenoid biosynthesis protein has translation MSNTFDRVLFRLFIFWYINGVVLLSFDILPPALEWANAVFLILSGLLGVVYFLRNYGQAIGGIISALIFIVTLLAEAIGVHYGLFFGHYYYNPDFGLVIMDLPLTIGFAWLMVIATTHVISKQLVHMIDSTWLKGLVYVVVASLAAVVIDLIIDPVAFHVKEYWIWHQGGLYYDIPFSNFAGWFWLAFILHSIIFIFLTLKKLWVQDVSRYWTDRMVWLFLLMIVMFMIIAATAGLWLSIIVTAIPMILLLLGYFISRKKESEHQ, from the coding sequence ATGTCGAACACATTTGATAGAGTTTTATTTCGGTTGTTTATTTTTTGGTACATAAACGGTGTTGTTTTATTAAGCTTTGATATTTTGCCTCCCGCACTTGAATGGGCGAATGCAGTCTTTTTAATTCTTTCAGGGTTGCTTGGTGTCGTATATTTCCTTCGAAATTACGGTCAGGCGATTGGGGGAATCATATCCGCACTCATTTTCATTGTTACGTTATTAGCAGAGGCAATCGGTGTACATTATGGATTATTTTTTGGACACTATTATTACAATCCAGATTTTGGACTCGTGATAATGGATCTTCCGCTAACGATCGGTTTTGCTTGGTTAATGGTCATTGCTACCACTCATGTCATTAGTAAACAACTCGTTCATATGATCGATTCGACGTGGCTTAAGGGGCTTGTCTATGTAGTGGTTGCTAGCTTGGCAGCGGTTGTCATTGACCTCATCATTGATCCCGTTGCCTTTCACGTTAAAGAATACTGGATCTGGCATCAGGGCGGACTATATTATGACATCCCTTTTTCAAACTTTGCAGGCTGGTTCTGGTTAGCCTTCATCTTACATAGCATCATCTTTATTTTCCTTACTCTAAAAAAATTATGGGTACAAGATGTTTCTCGATATTGGACTGATCGCATGGTTTGGTTATTTCTTTTGATGATCGTTATGTTTATGATCATTGCTGCAACGGCGGGACTATGGCTTTCGATTATTGTAACTGCCATACCAATGATCCTCTTACTTCTTGGCTATTTCATCTCACGTAAGAAGGAGAGTGAACATCAATGA
- a CDS encoding SDR family NAD(P)-dependent oxidoreductase, whose amino-acid sequence MDKQVVIVTGAGNGIGKEVAKAYAKNKMTVVAADIDFESVQMLKSEVEKEQGGKIYPVRCDVKSEEQIVEMIRHVDYQFDRIDVLINNAGVSRFCSPYELSVNEWDEIMNTNVRSVFICTKEAAKIMKKNGGGAVVNISSTRARMSEPHSEAYAASKGGILSLTHAFAASLQEDGIVVNAISPGWIHTGSREDLREVDHQQHFSKRVGKPDDIARACLFLTNPENSFITGENVTIDGGMTRKMIYES is encoded by the coding sequence ATGGATAAACAAGTCGTTATCGTAACAGGTGCAGGTAACGGAATAGGAAAAGAAGTGGCTAAAGCCTACGCAAAAAATAAGATGACGGTGGTCGCGGCAGATATTGACTTTGAATCGGTTCAAATGCTAAAAAGCGAAGTAGAAAAAGAGCAAGGAGGAAAGATTTACCCGGTACGGTGTGATGTGAAAAGTGAAGAACAAATTGTTGAAATGATCCGTCATGTCGATTATCAATTTGATCGGATCGATGTACTCATTAATAATGCTGGGGTTTCAAGATTTTGTTCTCCGTATGAGTTGTCGGTTAATGAGTGGGATGAGATTATGAATACGAATGTACGAAGTGTGTTTATTTGCACGAAGGAAGCAGCGAAAATCATGAAGAAAAATGGCGGAGGTGCGGTTGTCAATATTTCCTCTACTCGTGCACGAATGTCAGAACCACATTCTGAAGCGTACGCGGCATCAAAAGGTGGAATCCTATCTCTCACACATGCGTTTGCAGCGAGTTTGCAAGAAGATGGAATTGTAGTCAATGCAATCAGTCCAGGTTGGATTCATACGGGGTCAAGAGAGGACTTGCGTGAGGTGGATCATCAGCAACATTTCTCTAAACGAGTAGGAAAGCCAGATGATATTGCTAGAGCTTGTTTGTTTTTAACGAACCCTGAAAATTCCTTTATTACAGGTGAAAATGTAACGATTGATGGTGGCATGACACGGAAAATGATTTATGAAAGTTAA